TCCGGCCCACGTGCCACAGCTGCGCGACGATCCGGCCGCCCGCGGCGTGCACGGCGTCGGTGACCGTGCGCCAACCGTCGACCTGCTCCTGGCTCCACAGCCCGGGCGTCCACTTGTAGCCGACGGCCTCGGGTGTGATGGCCACGGCCTCGGACACGATGAGGCCCGCGCCCGCGCGCTGGCGGTAGTACTCGGCGTTCATCGCCCCGGGGACGCGCGCCTCGGTGGTGCGGGTGCGGGTCAGGGGAGCCATGACGAAGCGGTTGGGCAGGCTCAGGCTGCCGAGACGGACAGGGTCGAGCAGGGGAGAGGTCACGCGGGCGGCAACACGTCGCGTCCCCCGTGTCATCCCGCGACGACCGGACGGGTGGGGCCCCTTGCCCCGGCGCACCCGGGACGGGACCATGCATGAGCGTTCAAGCGTCCCTCACGGCAGGAGCCGACCCATGACGAGCACCCGTACCGACCCGAGCACCCGCACGGCACGTCCCGCCGGCCGCGGCATCTGGCGGGCGGGCCTCGTCGCCGCGCTCGTCGCCGCCGTCCTCACCACGCTCGTCTGGCTGCTGGGCCAGCTGACCCCGGCCACGTGGGAGGTGGCGCAGGGAGGGACGACCCAGGCGGTCCTGGCCCCGATGCCCGCGGTGGCCTCCGTCGTCGGGATCGCCGTGGGGACCCTCGCCCTGTGGCTGCTCGTCCGCGTCCCCCGGGGCGTCACCGTGTGGACGGTCCTCGCCGTCGTCGCGGGGCTCGGCTCGGTCGTGTCGCCGCTGGCCGCCGCCGCCGACGGGTGGACCGGGGCGCTGCTGGCCCTGATGCACGTCGTCGTCCTCGGGGTGGCCCTCGTGGTCCTGCGGCCGGCCGGGCTGCGCGGCCGGGCCTGAGGCCCCGGACGCGGCCCCCGCTCAGCCGGGCGTGCGGGCCGCGTCGGCCGCGACGGCGCCGTCCACCTG
The window above is part of the Aquipuribacter hungaricus genome. Proteins encoded here:
- a CDS encoding DUF6069 family protein; protein product: MTSTRTDPSTRTARPAGRGIWRAGLVAALVAAVLTTLVWLLGQLTPATWEVAQGGTTQAVLAPMPAVASVVGIAVGTLALWLLVRVPRGVTVWTVLAVVAGLGSVVSPLAAAADGWTGALLALMHVVVLGVALVVLRPAGLRGRA